The Dysidea avara chromosome 11, odDysAvar1.4, whole genome shotgun sequence genome includes the window CATGGACGTTTGACAACAACTGTGCATTCACTCTCCGTACCAGCGGCACAGAACCAAAGATCAAGTACTACTGTGAAATGTGGTCTGAACCAGGAGAAAGGTATTATACACTTGTACCATTTTATTTTTAACTCACTTTTTATATTTCGGTTAGCAACTTGATGCCACCCATGGATGTATCAGCAATGGCTAAAATCTGTGTTGACAGTTACTTAAAGCCCGAGGAGTACAAACTACAGGCACGAAAACACTAACACCCGATTTGATTACTTCTTGCTACTCAAGACGCAACATGACAGTTTATTGAGATTACCTCACTGCTATTAACACTTGTAACTGCTACTATGTGAGCTAGTGCATGtttgacaattttttttaaacctgTATATTTTTTATTGCTGTGATTAACTTGTGGAAATGTTATGTACTGCACAAGTTGGTTATACCCAGTCACGAGGGTTCCTCAGAACATCAGTTAATTCCTTCTCAGCACTGCCTTCTGTGGGAGTGTGCATGTACTCCCATCTTGCCGTCAGAGGTAGTGACATTAGGATACTCTCCACGCGAGCTTCTGGTGTTAGCAAACCAAACTTTGTTCCTCGATCATGTACAAGATTAAACTCAACATATCTTCCTCGTCGAAGTTGCTGCCACTGCTTTTGTTCCTCTGTAAATGGATCATTGACATGTTCACGAATTATTGGCAGGTAGGAAGGGATAACAGCATACGCACAACTTGATACAAAGTCAAACACAGCATCAGCACTTGGAGTATCTACGTCATCAAAGAAAATCCCACCAAGACCTCGTCGTTCACCTCTGTGGGTAACATGAAAGTAATCATCACACCACTTCTTGAACTTCGGGTAGTAGGTAGCATCATGCTTATCACAAGCTTCCTTCAAAGTGGAGTGGAAATGAATGGCATCTTTGTGGTTGAGGTAAGAAGGAGTGAGATCTGATCCTCCCCCAAACCACCACTGCTTTTCTTCCACAGTGTCCACTTCAAAGTAACGATAGTTAAAATGTACAGTTGGTACCATTGGGTTGGTGGGGTGGATGACACAGCTAATCCCAACAGCCATAAAAGGAAGTGATTGGTTGTC containing:
- the LOC136239528 gene encoding oxygen-dependent coproporphyrinogen-III oxidase-like, whose product is MSYVTSMFARRFSIFGCATVATTWLFNRNRNGSEYMATPITDEKLLVKPEKMVFKMEKMCMDLQNRLCRELEAVETSNKKFKPDRWLRKQGGGGISCVLQDGEVFEKAGVNISVVHGKLPPAAVKQMRSRGKNLPDNQSLPFMAVGISCVIHPTNPMVPTVHFNYRYFEVDTVEEKQWWFGGGSDLTPSYLNHKDAIHFHSTLKEACDKHDATYYPKFKKWCDDYFHVTHRGERRGLGGIFFDDVDTPSADAVFDFVSSCAYAVIPSYLPIIREHVNDPFTEEQKQWQQLRRGRYVEFNLVHDRGTKFGLLTPEARVESILMSLPLTARWEYMHTPTEGSAEKELTDVLRNPRDWV